A window of the Thermoplasmata archaeon genome harbors these coding sequences:
- a CDS encoding VOC family protein, whose protein sequence is MQRIIPFLWFDDQAEEAARFYTSIFRRSKIVSVTRQPGAKRGQKGAAMSVVFRIEGQAFMALNGGPGFPFTEAISFYVECRTQREVDELWRKLLRGGQPSRCGWLKDRFGVSWQIVPSILGEYLADTDPVKANRVFEAMLKMVKLDIEGLKRAYRGV, encoded by the coding sequence ATGCAGAGAATCATCCCGTTCCTGTGGTTCGACGACCAGGCCGAGGAAGCCGCGAGATTCTACACGTCGATCTTCAGGCGGAGCAAGATCGTCAGCGTGACCCGCCAGCCCGGGGCGAAGCGAGGCCAGAAGGGCGCGGCGATGTCCGTCGTGTTCCGTATCGAAGGCCAGGCGTTCATGGCGCTGAACGGCGGCCCGGGCTTCCCGTTCACGGAGGCGATCTCGTTCTACGTGGAGTGCAGGACCCAACGCGAGGTCGACGAGCTTTGGAGGAAACTGCTCCGCGGTGGTCAACCCAGCCGCTGCGGCTGGCTTAAGGACAGGTTCGGCGTCTCCTGGCAGATCGTTCCGTCCATCCTGGGCGAGTACCTGGCGGACACGGATCCCGTGAAGGCGAACCGGGTGTTCGAAGCGATGCTTAAGATGGTCAAGCTCGACATCGAAGGGCTGAAGCGCGCGTACCGCGGCGTCTAG